CTGTTGATTATAGCGACATTCCAGAAGTCACAGTGGAAGTTGGGAATAAAGATAAAACAGGGCATTTATTTGTAAATGCTGAACAGAAAGGAGATCTTTCTTATTATTCACCAAGCACTCAAATGCACAATAAATTTGCAATTATTGATGATAAATGGGTGTTTACAGGAAGTTGGAACTTCACAGTCACAGGATTATATGGATCTGATGAGAATATGATGAATGGAATTTTGGATGGGAATCAACAGCATGTAGTTGAAATAAACAGTCCGGAACTTGCATCGATCTATGAAACTGAATTTACAGAAATGTGGGGGAGTAATACACTTATTCCTGATCCAGTGAATTCTAACTTTAATACTCGAAAAACGGATAACACGACTCACAGTATTGATATTAATGGAACCACTGTAGAAGTATATTTTTCATCTGGAGATAATGCGTTAGGACGTGTTGCAGACATTATAAAGAATGATGCTAATCATAGTACTTATTTTACTATTTTCGCATGGAGTGATCAGCAAATGTTAGATGAGCTTAAAAATAAATGGGAAGGATCATATACTGATTTAGAAGGCACATTAACTGGATTTGATGTAAAAGGTGTTTTTGATTCTAGTTTTTGGAATCTATGGTGGTCAGCGAGTGTTGATATGACAGGTAGAACATCATCACAGTCAAGTGCAGGTAACCCTAATATTCGATGGGCAAACCCTGCGCCTGTATTCCAAGGCAATGAATCAAGGAAAATTCACAGCAAAACAATGATAATAGACGTGAATACAACTAGTGATCCTACAGTTATTGTGGGCTCAACGAACTGGAGTGAAAATGGCAATAACGTGAATGATGAAAATATGTTAATTATTCATAACGATGAGATTGCAAATCAATTTTTACAAGAATTTAATGCCAGATATCAAAACGCAGTGACCCCACAAAATTAATTTTTACTTAATATTACTAACTGATCTCCTGCCTCTGTAACCAGATCTTTTTTTAAAGTTGCAAAAGTGATCTTCCCACTTTTTTTGAGAACACAAATGATGAGCTCATGAGGAGTTCTATCCTCACGTTTGATGATTTTATTTTCTTTAATTTCTATGCTTTTAAAGGTATGACCGGTCTCTATTTTACGATTTAATTCTTTGTAGGTTTCTTTTTCACCGAATAATAAGTATGATTTTACAGCTGGAGAATATAGTTGATCCAAGACATGTTCTTCAGCATTTATCGTAAGTCCCAGACAATTTTGGTGTCCAAATATCGGTACGTACATATTTCGAATTAAAGCGTTGTAAGGTACAGAATCATTTACCGCAAGAAGATATTCGTAAGAGCTCATATCAATGTCGTATTGCGTATTTTTAGACAAAATTTCACCGTAGTGAGTATCTATACCCCTGTTTTTAACTTCATCTATATTATCAAAAGCTCTATCAACAATTAATGTCGGAATACCTACTTTACGGAAAAATAACGCTAGTTCTATGGAAAACTTACTAGCCCCTGCCAATAATACACCTGGTGAATGTTTGTTTGCTAATCCTAGCTTCCTGGATAGGAATCCAATGGAAAAACCATGTGCACATACCGTAACAATAACGAGTGCAAAAGTAATTGTAGTAAAAATCTTAGCATCTGAGTAACCATCTTCAGAAAGAATTGAAGCAAAATAACCAGCAACGGTTAAAGCAACTATTCCTCTAGGCGCAATCCAGCCAATTAATGTTCTCTCTGCTAGTGATAATTCTGTACCAATAGTTGATATCCAAATTGAAGCGGGTCTAACTAAAAACAACATAATGAGTATAAAGCTAATGATGGGAAAACTAAATATTTCCATAATGGTCGTCATTGGTAATGATGCTGTTAACATAATGAAAATAGTTGACGTTAGTAATACAGATATATTTTCATTAAAATGACGAATATCGCCTAAAGAGGATATATATTTACTCTTATGTGCAATAGTCAGTCCCATTACCGTTACGGCTAGCAAACCGGTTTCATGCATAATCATTTCTGAAATACCAAAGCAAAGCAACACGTACGACAAAATAATAGGGGCCTTTAAATATTCAGGGATTTTTCCTTTTCCGATCATCATACTGATCGTAAATGCAAAAATATACCCTAATAAAGCAGCAAATATAGCCCCTATAAAGAAAGAGAATATATAACTTATGCCAATAGAATCATTGGTTATTACCTTAACAATCTGATAAGCAAATAATGCGACTAAAGCACCAAATGGATCAACGATGATACCTTCCCACTTTAATACAGCGGCAGTTCGTGGTTTTAGCTTAGCTTGTCTTAATAGTGGAATAATCACCGTTGGACCTGTGACTATGAATAATCCACCGATAACAAAAGAGATTTCCCAATTAAGCCCTACTACGTAGTGAGCGGCTAACGAACCACCAATCCACGCAAGAAACGCTCCTATAGTCACAATTCTAAGTACTGATTTAGATATACCTCTTAGTTCTCGAATATCAAGGCTAGAGCTTCCTTCAAACAGGATGAGAGCTACGGCTAAAGAAATGATTGGAACATAATAATCTCCTAATGCTTGCTCAGGATTTAATAAGCCTAAAAAGGGTCCGATCAACAAACCTGCAATAGACATAATAACAATCGCTGGTAACTGGAAACGCCACGCTAACCATTGAGAGGTAATTCCTAGTGCAATGAAGGCTACAATACCAAATAGAACTAACTGCTCCAAAGTATTCATCTCTTTTCTTTATATCAATGAGGAATGTAATATGATTTCCAAATTGATTGTTAGTGGATTATATCTAACATTATTATGTGGTACTTTATATTATTATACAATTAAAAAAAATTATAGCTATTATTAGATAAAAAAATGATAGAAAGAATATGGAGGATTAAATATTGTTTTATGATTGTTTATAGAGGATCTTTAGGATGACTCTAGAATGGTTATAGAATGAATTAATTTTAGAAAATGCGAATAATTCAAATAAAGAATAGAGAGGATTTTTATGTTTAAAAAACGTTCTTGGAAATGGATACTTCTTTCTAGTTTGATAATCGTAGGCGTTATTCTTTCTGGATTCACAATATTTGAAATGTCTAATTCAAATAAAAGTGCAAATGATCCAATTCAAAATGAAGATGAAACAGAAGTTGAGTCTATAGAAATCACACAAGAAAATATCCAGAACCATATTGATATTAATATGACTCAAGATGGAATCATTGATTTAATAGGTAGACCGACGGATAGTAGTCAAGAATCTTATAATATAAAAAAAGGTGTTTGGAGATACGATGTCATAAAGAGCGAAGGTTATATAAGAAAAACGGACTCCACTGACAGGGCTGATTTTAAGGGACTTGAAAATGGAGATATGAAGATGCAATTATTTTTATATTGGGATCATAATGGCACTATTGAAAAGGTCATCTCTTATTTTCATGAGAATGGTAACGTGATGGAATATGAACTTCTTGATGAAGTCACGATAAGAGAATTGACTGAGGACGATTATTTTAAAAAATTCATAGCTGATGATCTTGGGATTTACACACTAGATGAAGTGAAAAACATAATAAATGCGATTGGAAAGCCTGAATTATTATCCAAAGAGCTATTAGAAAGTGGAGATAAAGATAAAATCATACAGTGGTTAGTAGATTTAGAAAACTGGCAAACTGAAATATATGTAGCTTTGCTTGACAAATATATTGGAAACGATGCTAAAGTTGAAGTAATGAATCTTTTTAATCAGTATTACACTGGAAATTATTCGGAGGCAATATTTAGTTGGTACTTCATTGAAGAAGGAAATCATTATATATTTAGAGCAACTGATTTTGTTTTAGATAGTGTCTACATTAAAGGTATACAACATGACGATGACTTGATTTTTGAAATGCATCAAGACAGAGAAAATTATGAGATAGAATTAATTTCGCCTTCATTTGAATCACCAACTACATTATTGGGGGAAGGAAATTTTACACTTAACTATCTCATAGATAAAACAAATTTTCTGATTAAAACATACGACGAATAATAAAGAATTCATGATTGTTCGCATAGTATGCTGTGATAAAAATTTTTATAATTAACTTACCGTTGGTAAAAAGATAGTCTTGTTAATTTTATTCGGGAGCATGATGAAGAATGGCGTAATCAGAAGGGCCTTGAATCAATATAGGCCCTAAATCTAAGTTCCTAATCTTTACTAGCCACTGAGAGGTAATTCCTAGTGCAATGAAAGTTACAATACCAAATAGAACCAACTGCTCCAAATAAATTCATCTCTTTTCTGTATATATATTTTTCAACATACCGGGCTTATTTGAGGAAATCTGATATAATATTTCATTAATATTTCATTATTTTTTTAATCCTATGTATGCATTAATTTTTGTTTTTATAAAATTGCCCACTCGGTATTCATAAGCAACAACATTTATTAATATAATATGATCCCAAAATGATTGTTAGTGGATTATATCTAACATTATTATGTGGTATTTTCAATTTATGTACAATTAAAAAAAATTATAGTTACTATAAGATATCTAAATGATAGAAAGAATATGAAGAAGTAAATATTTTTTTATGTATTTTTATAGAGGTATTGAAGGAAAACTCAAAAATGGTATAGAATAAGTTGTAAAAAAATATACAAATTTGTATGTTTTTAATCTAAGTTCTAATTGAAGTAGATTCTATTTACAATCACATTTTATAAAAATATAATATTTATACAGTAGAAAAAGGAGGTGATTCTATTGAATCAAGTACTAGCTCTTCAACAATTGGAGATAAAGGGAAAAAGTGAAATCATAATACCAACTCTTCATGAAACTCTTACGCACACGGATATAATACGTGGTAAAAATGTAAAAGTATTGAGAAAAGAAAATTAAATTTTTGTTGAGTTAAAAGTTACATACGAAAACGTAAAGAAACGATCATAAAGATCGTTTCTTTATTAAACTTATAATTTATCCTTAACCCAAATATTATAAAAATCAGTCATTCCTTTTAATCCAAAATTGTTCCCTTGGAGAGAGCTTGAGAAAGCATACTGTTTTTTTAAATGAAACAGGAAAAGAATGAGATTTTCTCTGCGAAACCATTCTACCATTTCATTCCAGATGTTAAGACGTTCATTTATTGTTTTCCCACTAATAAATCGATCCATAAATATATCCATTTGTTGATTCTCTTGTAAAGTAAACATTTGGCGATATATGCTGTTATTGCCTAATGGTTCAATTAAATTAATTTCCAAATCATCCTTAAATACAACATCTATCATGATCAAATGAGCCTGATCTAAATACTGAAGGGTCTTATTATAGTCAAGAGGTCGTAGTTGTATAGATATGCCAATTTGATTACACCGGGACTGAATCCAAAGTGCATTCTCCCTCCATCGATTAGGATGAACGAACATCGTTAATGTTTCACCAGAATAGTCACTTTCTTTAAGTGCTTCTTGAGCTTCTGAAAGTGTATTGGATGGAAAAATTTTCTTTTTGCTATGAGCAAGTAAAAAACTGTCCGCAAGTTGAACTTCCTCTAGATTTAACTCTTCAATCATCGTATTTCGATCTAAAGCAAGGCGTATAGCTCTTCGAAATGCAGGATGTTGTTGTGGACCTAATTTTTTTGTATGAAAAATAATGAATTGTGTAATGTTCATATCCTGCGTAATTGTTTCGTCTTGCCCCTCTATTGAATCTACATTTTCAGTCATCATCTCATAAAGAAATCTACTTTTTAGTTCCTCTGGAAAACGAAAAATTTCTACTCGATCTAACCAAGCCCGTTTATTAAAATAATGATCAAAAGCTTCCATGATTAATTTTTCTTTAGAAAATGACTGTACGGAATAAGGTCCAGTTCCAATAATTTGTTGTTTCATATCCACATCATATGGAACGATAGAAGCTTTGTTTGAGCATAGAATGTTAGGAAAAAAGGGAAGAGGTCGACTGAAATGAAAAATCACAGTATGATTTCCCGATG
This genomic window from Chengkuizengella sediminis contains:
- a CDS encoding cation:proton antiporter: MEQLVLFGIVAFIALGITSQWLAWRFQLPAIVIMSIAGLLIGPFLGLLNPEQALGDYYVPIISLAVALILFEGSSSLDIRELRGISKSVLRIVTIGAFLAWIGGSLAAHYVVGLNWEISFVIGGLFIVTGPTVIIPLLRQAKLKPRTAAVLKWEGIIVDPFGALVALFAYQIVKVITNDSIGISYIFSFFIGAIFAALLGYIFAFTISMMIGKGKIPEYLKAPIILSYVLLCFGISEMIMHETGLLAVTVMGLTIAHKSKYISSLGDIRHFNENISVLLTSTIFIMLTASLPMTTIMEIFSFPIISFILIMLFLVRPASIWISTIGTELSLAERTLIGWIAPRGIVALTVAGYFASILSEDGYSDAKIFTTITFALVIVTVCAHGFSIGFLSRKLGLANKHSPGVLLAGASKFSIELALFFRKVGIPTLIVDRAFDNIDEVKNRGIDTHYGEILSKNTQYDIDMSSYEYLLAVNDSVPYNALIRNMYVPIFGHQNCLGLTINAEEHVLDQLYSPAVKSYLLFGEKETYKELNRKIETGHTFKSIEIKENKIIKREDRTPHELIICVLKKSGKITFATLKKDLVTEAGDQLVILSKN
- a CDS encoding ABC transporter substrate-binding protein — encoded protein: MKLIEHYLILRAAYKNQKNGVDIETTLSEIVDILHCSQPNARWVLNQLKEQGWIQWNSGRGRGNRSTINFQLSLMDGIKRYASGKLVQDFKVGMEFLNSLSIPKQIHSILGEYLKEWFGFQTEGDKDIKHILRIPIHRDLISLDPAKISTAYEYHFVGHIFDTLLRMDSNKKQIHPHLVLDWDSLDDKSWIFYLRKGVLFHNGRLLTAEDVIYTFQRLFHSTESVFFWLSHYLSKIESSGNHTVIFHFSRPLPFFPNILCSNKASIVPYDVDMKQQIIGTGPYSVQSFSKEKLIMEAFDHYFNKRAWLDRVEIFRFPEELKSRFLYEMMTENVDSIEGQDETITQDMNITQFIIFHTKKLGPQQHPAFRRAIRLALDRNTMIEELNLEEVQLADSFLLAHSKKKIFPSNTLSEAQEALKESDYSGETLTMFVHPNRWRENALWIQSRCNQIGISIQLRPLDYNKTLQYLDQAHLIMIDVVFKDDLEINLIEPLGNNSIYRQMFTLQENQQMDIFMDRFISGKTINERLNIWNEMVEWFRRENLILFLFHLKKQYAFSSSLQGNNFGLKGMTDFYNIWVKDKL